A single Lactuca sativa cultivar Salinas chromosome 8, Lsat_Salinas_v11, whole genome shotgun sequence DNA region contains:
- the LOC111918312 gene encoding uncharacterized protein LOC111918312: MAPSYFPLRWESTGDQWWYASPIDLAAANGHYDLVRELLHLDTNLLIKLTSLRRIRRLETVWDDEDQFNDVAKNRSKVARKLLLEGEPRNSHGRNSLIRAGYGGWLLYTAASAGDVGFVKELLKRDPLLVFGEGEYGVTDILYAAARGKNQEVFQVLFDFSLWSKGGEVGSVFKFEMINRAVHAAARGGSLEILKQLLEDCDDVLMYRDLQGSTLLHSACGRGQTEVVKYLLESYDLIGSKDTQDNTPLHIAAYNGHLQVVELLVSSSPSLIPLTNNHGDTFLHTTIAGFKTPGFRRVDQQIELMKHLVSGKIVNLEEIIDVKNNDGRTALHIAVIENIHSDLVELLMTVRYIDLNIRDVDRMTPLDLLRQRPRSASSEILIKRLISAGGISNYNDYMTRTALVSHLKTHGIGGSPGTSFRIPDAEIIFYANPDRESMYSGELSQYGSPARSNSDYCDRESGSGPARRLKLLFGFARRKEEYDDCDSVNSLGLRKFKHENRPISYREKYSKCSIPSPSTKTKFSAGLTHGVLRVQSPSSQFSGSSWSSGSDIEDDDKRPSNVVIKNYMRSSTGPWVSRDKSKFHRRQSSLSKILMNQVFCFGAQGLVVDEPVRRSSPRQSYIGSTA; this comes from the exons ATGGCTCCTTCATATTTTCCATTAAGGTGGGAAAGCACCGGTGATCAATGGTGGTATGCATCTCCAATCGATTTAGCAGCAGCTAATGGTCACTACGATTTGGTGAGAGAactccttcatttggacacaaACCTTCTCATAAAACTAACATCTCTCCGCCGTATCCGGCGGCTGGAGACGGTGTGGGACGATGAAGATCAATTCAACGATGTTGCAAAAAACAGATCAAAAGTGGCAAGAAAACTTCTTCTTGAAGGTGAACCCAGAAACAGCCATGGCCGTAACTCACTGATCAGAGCTGGATACGGTGGTTGGCTTCTTTACACGGCGGCATCAGCCGGTGACGTGGGTTTTGTTAAAGAACTGTTGAAAAGAGATCCGTTGCTTGTTTTTGGTGAAGGCGAATATGGTGTTACTGATATATTGTATGCTGCTGCAAGGGGGAAGAATCAAGAGGTTTTCCAGGTTTTGTTTGACTTTTCTTTGTGGTCAAAGGGGGGAGAAGTTGGGTCTGTTTTTAAATTTGAGATGATAAATAGAGCTGTTCATGCTGCTGCTAGAGGTGGGAGTCTTGAAATCTTGAAACAACTTCTTGAAGATTGTGATGATGTTTTGATGTATAGAGATTTGCAGGGTTCTACTTTGTTGCATTCAGCTTGTGGCAGAGGTCAAACTGAG GTTGTGAAGTATTTACTTGAATCTTATGATCTTATCGGCTCAAAAGACACACAAGACAACACGCCATTACACATTGCCGCCTATAATGGTCACTTACAAGTGGTGGAGCTTTTAGTTTCATCATCTCCATCCCTAATCCCATTAACAAACAACCACGGTGACACTTTTCTTCACACAACAATCGCCGGATTCAAAACGCCTGGATTCCGGCGAGTTGACCAGCAAATCGAACTCATGAAGCATCTCGTGAGTGGCAAAATTGTAAATTTAGAAGAAATTATCGATGTTAAGAACAACGATGGTCGAACCGCGCTTCACATTGCCGTAATCGAGAACATCCATTCGGATCTAGTCGAACTCCTTATGACTGTTAGATACATTGATTTGAACATCCGAGACGTTGATCGGATGACACCCCTTGATCTCCTTAGACAGCGGCCGAGATCAGCCTCATCAGAGATTTTAATCAAGAGGCTGATCTCGGCCGGTGGGATTTCGAATTACAACGATTATATGACCAGGACTGCCCTTGTATCCCATCTGAAAACACATGGGATCGGGGGCAGTCCTGGAACTTCCTTCCGAATCCCGGACGCGGAAATCATATTTTACGCTAATCCGGATCGCGAGTCAATGTACTCGGGCGAACTGAGTCAGTATGGCTCACCCGCGCGGTCAAACTCGGATTACTGTGACCGGGAATCGGGAAGTGGGCCCGCCAGACGGTTAAAGCTTCTTTTCGGATTTGCTCGAAGAAAAGAGGAATACGATGATTGTGATTCCGTAAATTCTCTCGGTTTGAGGAAATTTAAGCACGAAAATAGACCGATTTCATATCGGGAAAAATACTCGAAATGCTCGATTCCAAGCCCGTCTACAAAGACGAAGTTTTCGGCTGGGCTAACCCACGGGGTGCTACGGGTGCAGTCACCATCGAGCCAGTTTTCAGGGTCATCTTGGTCGTCGGGGTCAGATATTGAAGATGATGATAAAAGGCCTTCAAATGTTGTGATCAAGAACTATATGCGGTCTAGCACAGGCCCATGGGTTAGCCGTGACAAATCGAAGTTCCATAGGCGGCAGTCTTCATTGAGCAAGATTTTGATGAACCAGGTGTTTTGTTTTGGTGCACAGGGTCTAGTTGTGGATGAACCGGTTAGGCGTTCGAGCCCACGTCAAAGTTACATTGGTTCAACTGCCTGa
- the LOC128127989 gene encoding uncharacterized protein LOC128127989, which yields METRHLIKEQPSISIPALRAEIVENLGYTPSYKKVWVGKQKATEHVFGNWEESYVALPKYLGALQKFNLGTIVEWCVSRSNDVDEVEFRRVFWAFAPSIKGFHYCRPVISIDGTHLYGKYKGKMLIAMGVDGNNQILPLAFAIVENESYDTWDWFLSHVKNHVVKDRKGICLISDRHGGILKAVNEHGSPWLEPRSFHRYCLRHFINNFYDKFRNLELKALAYRAGSQNQIRKFNSIMEEIGKLNPRARQWLESHPLNRLTLAHDGGRRYGLLTTNLSEIFSSVLKGARFLPITACVQLTFYRMVHYFEVRRPLGSSSQAHGDTHTPHVVKQVALMAKASAHSLRSFNREKCIFELITQRGRNVQVVNLEQKTCTCGKWEAFKYPCSHVLSACAKLSLNSWQYVDRCYSIEYYYATWASEFSPLPHEAYWPQSPFNELLPNLELLRNKKGRPRSTRLKNGMDIKEGRNVNLCRICRQPGHNRKRCPSMPR from the exons ATGGAAACCAGACACCTTATAAAAGAGCAACCTTCTATCAGTATTCCGGCTTTGAGAGCTGAAATAGTTGAAAATTTGGGCTATACTCCTTCATATAAGAAGGTTTGGGTTGGAAAGCAAAAAGCAACTGAACATGTGTTTGGAAACTGGGAAGAGTCTTATGTCGCTTTACCAAAATATCTAGGTGCACTTCAAAAGTTCAATCTAGGAACTATAGTTGAATGGTGTGTTTCAAGATCGAACGATGTGGATGAAGTTGAATTTAGGCGTGTTTTTTGGGCTTTTGCTCCCTCTATCAAAGGGTTTCACTATTGTCGACCGGTGATTAGTATTGATGGCACACACTTGTATGGTAAATATAAGGGTAAGATGCTAATTGCAATGGGAGTTGATGGCAATAATCAAATTTTGCCACTTGCATTTGCTATTGTAGAAAATGAATCTTATGATACTTGGGATTGGTTCCTTTCTCATGTCAAGAATCATGTGGTGAAAGACCGTAAAGGCATATGCCTAATATCTGATCGTCATGGTGGAATTCTTAAGGCTGTCAATGAGCATGGATCTCCATGGTTAGAGCCACGTAGTTTTCATAG gTATTGTTTACGACATTTCATCAACAACTTTTATGACAAGTTTCGTAATTTAGAATTGAAAGCTTTAGCTTATCGTGCCGGGAGTCAGAATCAAATTCGAAAGTTCAACTCCATCATGGAAGAAATTGGGAAGTTAAATCCACGTGCTCGACAATGGTTGGAGAGTCATCCACTGAATAGATTGACACTTGCACATGATGGTGGAAGGAGATATGGGTTGCTCACAACAAATTTGTCAGAGATTTTCAGCAGTGTACTTAAAGGTGCTCGTTTCTTACCAATCACAGCTTGTGTGCAACTTACATTCTATAGAATGGTGCATTATTTTGAGGTGAGACGTCCTTTAGGATCTAGTTCTCAAGCTCATGGAGATACACATACTCCACATGTTGTAAAACAAGTAGCTTTGATGGCAAAAGCAAGTGCACATTCCTTAAGATCTTTTAACCGAGAAAAATGTATATTTGAGTTGATAACTCAAAGAGGTCGAAATGTGCAAGTAGTTAATTTGGAACAAAAAACTTGCACATGTGGTAAATGGGAGGCATTTAAATATCCTTGTTCTCATGTCTTGAGTGCATGTGCCAAACTCTCTTTGAATAGTTGGCAATATGTTGATAGATGTTACTCGATTGAATATTATTATGCTACTTGGGCATCTGAGTTCTCCCCGCTTCCTCATGAAGCGTATTGGCCACAATCACCATTTAATGAATTACTTCCAAATTTAGAACTATTACGAAATAAAAAAGGTCGTCCTCGTTCAACAAGACTAAAAAATGGCATGGATATTAAAGAAGGAAGAAATGTCAATCTTTGTAGAATTTGTAGGCAACCGGGACATAATCGAAAACGATGTCCGTCTATGCCAAg GTAA